One Corynebacterium uterequi DNA segment encodes these proteins:
- the scpB gene encoding SMC-Scp complex subunit ScpB, with translation MDLISQLRSRIESILLVIDAPVSAEALARTLGAEVSVVRDTLRATARELDDRGSGMDLRENAEGWRLYTRRENADAVEAFLLDGTQPRLSRAALETLAVIAYRQPVTRAQVAAVRGVNVDGVVRTLTLRGLIKEAEPEPSTLAHRYETTELFLELLGIDSLARLPELAPLLPGVEAIDEEF, from the coding sequence ATGGATCTCATTTCCCAGCTGCGCTCCCGCATCGAGTCCATTCTGCTGGTCATCGACGCGCCGGTGAGTGCCGAAGCGCTCGCCCGCACGCTCGGCGCCGAGGTCAGCGTCGTACGCGACACACTCCGGGCTACGGCGCGCGAACTCGATGACCGCGGCTCCGGCATGGACCTTCGAGAAAATGCTGAGGGCTGGCGGCTGTACACGCGGCGGGAGAACGCGGACGCCGTGGAGGCGTTCCTCCTCGACGGCACGCAGCCGCGCCTGTCGCGCGCGGCGCTGGAGACCCTGGCTGTCATCGCTTATCGGCAGCCGGTCACCCGCGCGCAGGTTGCCGCCGTGCGTGGCGTCAATGTCGACGGCGTGGTTCGCACCCTCACTCTGCGAGGGTTGATTAAGGAGGCTGAGCCGGAGCCGTCTACCTTGGCGCATCGCTACGAGACAACGGAGTTGTTCTTGGAACTGTTGGGAATCGACTCGCTCGCGCGCCTGCCGGAGTTGGCGCCGTTGCTACCAGGGGTGGAGGCAATCGACGAGGAGTTCTAA